A window of Lentibacillus sp. Marseille-P4043 contains these coding sequences:
- a CDS encoding DUF4129 domain-containing transglutaminase family protein yields the protein MSLLTTRKVPFIYTSILYCCGFFMFLEWLYPVEQITDTRNLSIFIVYAAFCFVISMFEMKWWLSFLMKGAAMLLILNHLFMTYAFLSGQWFQSFYMELAFNLQALVNQSWYNLTPLFRSLLFLLLIWLMSYLLYYWFVYMKRIFLFVLLTIIYISLLDTFTAYEAGDSIIRTFIISFIALGLANLFKVMDQESIRFAWIKKTSVWALPIVAVVLFSTLIGYAAPKFDPQWPDPVPFIKSAAEGAGDSGEGSGIHKVGYGEDDSRLGGSFVQDYTPVFQAAAKEKHYWRIETKDVYTGKGWERSSESNYQMQQNGAIPLETFDKSVETNRRETIIEFQGNTDIDKLVYPYGVRQVDDNMNADFLLDANTGEIRTQVAGNDVSLENYTITYDYPSFAIDKLRKASMDDPNSISEQYTQLPEELPARVGELAQEITSSQTNRYDKARAVEEYFGRNGFTYQTKDVPVPKGNQDYVDQFLFDSQVGYCDNYSTSMVVLLRTLDIPARWAKGFASGEKVAEDVGKADDPYDVYEVTSANAHSWVEVYFPGTGWVPFEPTQGFSNLTDFYVDVDNMEEQEEAVDTPPEQQDKEEPEQEMKQEKEKEEDTTASTASEKEGTGINGWYVAGAVIFLVILVAIVYFLRFRIKTFFLSRKINQQHSGAKTYQEAYHHILKVLKHNGLAMEPGQTLREYAARIDERYGTNEMGQLTAYYERMLYNNEMSQVEMKQLNELWKNLIKRIMA from the coding sequence ATGAGTTTGCTTACAACCAGGAAAGTACCATTTATTTACACCTCCATTCTGTATTGCTGTGGATTTTTCATGTTTTTAGAATGGTTATACCCAGTGGAGCAAATTACGGATACGCGTAATTTGTCTATTTTTATTGTGTATGCGGCTTTTTGCTTTGTTATTTCGATGTTTGAGATGAAATGGTGGCTTTCCTTTTTGATGAAAGGTGCTGCTATGTTACTCATTTTGAATCACCTATTTATGACGTACGCGTTTCTGAGTGGACAGTGGTTTCAAAGCTTTTATATGGAACTTGCTTTTAATCTCCAAGCACTAGTCAACCAAAGTTGGTATAATCTAACTCCGCTGTTTCGTAGTCTATTATTTTTACTGTTGATTTGGCTGATGAGTTACTTGTTATACTATTGGTTTGTTTATATGAAGCGGATTTTCTTGTTCGTGCTGTTGACGATTATTTATATAAGCCTGTTAGATACGTTTACGGCGTATGAGGCAGGCGATTCTATCATACGAACATTTATTATTTCTTTCATTGCGCTTGGATTGGCTAACTTGTTTAAAGTGATGGACCAAGAGTCAATTCGCTTTGCCTGGATTAAGAAAACATCGGTATGGGCACTGCCAATCGTTGCTGTTGTTCTGTTTTCAACATTGATTGGGTATGCTGCACCGAAGTTCGATCCACAATGGCCGGATCCAGTTCCATTTATAAAAAGTGCAGCAGAGGGTGCAGGCGATTCTGGCGAAGGATCCGGTATTCATAAAGTTGGCTATGGGGAGGATGATTCCCGCCTAGGTGGTTCTTTCGTTCAAGATTACACGCCTGTATTTCAAGCAGCAGCAAAAGAAAAACATTATTGGCGAATTGAAACAAAAGACGTTTATACAGGAAAAGGATGGGAGAGGTCTTCAGAGTCAAACTATCAAATGCAACAAAATGGCGCCATACCATTGGAAACATTTGATAAAAGTGTTGAAACTAACAGACGTGAAACGATTATAGAATTTCAGGGCAACACGGATATCGATAAGTTGGTATATCCATATGGCGTACGTCAGGTCGATGACAATATGAATGCCGATTTTTTACTAGATGCAAACACTGGTGAAATTCGTACCCAGGTAGCAGGAAATGATGTAAGTCTGGAAAATTACACCATTACGTATGATTATCCATCATTTGCTATTGATAAATTGCGCAAAGCAAGCATGGATGATCCGAACAGTATAAGTGAACAATATACCCAGTTGCCTGAAGAATTACCGGCACGAGTTGGTGAGCTCGCTCAGGAAATTACATCATCTCAAACTAACCGGTATGATAAAGCCCGTGCTGTTGAGGAATACTTTGGCCGAAATGGTTTTACGTATCAAACGAAAGATGTACCGGTTCCTAAGGGTAATCAGGACTATGTGGATCAATTTTTATTTGATTCGCAAGTAGGCTATTGTGATAATTACTCAACATCAATGGTTGTCCTCTTACGTACGCTTGATATCCCAGCGCGTTGGGCAAAAGGTTTTGCAAGTGGCGAAAAGGTAGCGGAAGATGTAGGGAAAGCGGATGACCCTTATGATGTGTATGAAGTGACAAGCGCGAATGCCCATTCATGGGTAGAAGTATATTTTCCCGGAACAGGCTGGGTCCCATTCGAACCGACACAAGGATTTTCTAATCTAACCGACTTTTATGTAGATGTAGACAATATGGAAGAACAAGAAGAAGCAGTTGATACACCACCAGAACAACAAGATAAAGAAGAGCCAGAGCAGGAAATGAAACAGGAGAAAGAGAAGGAAGAAGATACCACAGCCAGTACGGCATCCGAAAAAGAGGGTACTGGCATAAACGGCTGGTATGTTGCCGGGGCCGTAATTTTCTTAGTAATTCTTGTGGCCATTGTCTACTTCTTGCGTTTCCGGATCAAAACGTTCTTTTTATCAAGAAAAATTAATCAGCAACATAGTGGAGCAAAAACGTATCAAGAGGCTTATCATCATATTTTGAAGGTATTAAAACACAATGGATTAGCAATGGAACCAGGTCAAACGCTGCGTGAATATGCTGCGCGAATTGACGAGCGCTATGGTACCAATGAGATGGGACAACTTACAGCGTACTATGAGCGGATGTTATATAATAATGAAATGAGTCAAGTAGAAATGAAGCAACTGAACGAATTATGGAAAAATTTAATTAAACGGATAATGGCTTGA
- a CDS encoding DUF58 domain-containing protein has translation MNSMMRFIGKLLFNVLLLLLLYAFAMFQGGFVSWFLFFGYLPIFLYHIGLLFYPLQKWQVTRTVSHHIVRSGDTVTVKVRMERSIPYPLYYCVCEEIFPESLKKVDNRMEKYHHLDQPEQLDYNRIIKKVLFPGFRRVIEWNYRIEQVPRGEHQFRAIRIKTGDLFGFINKEHVFKAENQFIAYPNERPVRMAERISSFEQGAIASNTLNLKNTNVATGIREYLPGDKFSWIDWKQTAKKNTMMTKEFEQEKSTDTLLVLDSCSYDGINILAYEAAIEIGLSLMEAIKQQSQAEFVTIGREAKHFPFHQDPTQKELLMRHLTKVQPDGIHPFAVKLKEESMKMANGVVMMVMTTHLDDALKETLQQIRQRSKSVIVIYVQAAARITKHEHRLIQQLQFKGVVVNVVTEEQLVQRTVEVSVL, from the coding sequence ATGAACAGCATGATGCGTTTTATTGGGAAGCTCCTTTTTAACGTTCTTTTGTTACTATTGCTATATGCTTTTGCGATGTTTCAAGGTGGATTTGTTAGCTGGTTTTTATTTTTTGGTTATCTACCAATCTTCCTTTATCATATTGGATTGCTCTTTTATCCGCTCCAGAAGTGGCAGGTTACGCGAACAGTATCCCATCATATTGTTCGGTCTGGTGACACGGTTACAGTAAAGGTTAGGATGGAGCGCTCCATTCCATATCCTTTGTATTATTGTGTTTGTGAAGAAATTTTCCCTGAATCATTAAAAAAGGTAGATAACCGTATGGAGAAATACCATCATTTAGATCAACCGGAACAATTAGATTATAATCGGATTATCAAGAAAGTTTTATTTCCTGGATTCCGCCGTGTCATCGAGTGGAATTATCGAATTGAACAAGTACCACGGGGTGAACATCAATTTCGGGCAATACGGATTAAGACAGGCGATTTGTTTGGTTTTATTAACAAGGAACACGTATTTAAAGCTGAAAATCAATTCATCGCATATCCGAATGAACGACCGGTCAGAATGGCGGAACGGATCAGCAGCTTTGAACAGGGAGCAATCGCTTCGAATACCTTGAATTTAAAAAATACGAACGTTGCAACAGGAATTCGCGAGTACCTTCCTGGTGATAAATTTTCATGGATAGATTGGAAACAAACGGCAAAGAAAAATACAATGATGACAAAGGAATTTGAACAGGAAAAAAGTACGGATACACTGTTGGTTTTGGATAGTTGCTCGTACGATGGAATCAATATTTTGGCATATGAAGCGGCAATTGAAATAGGTCTGTCACTGATGGAAGCAATCAAACAGCAATCGCAAGCAGAGTTTGTAACGATTGGTAGGGAAGCCAAACATTTCCCGTTTCACCAGGATCCAACCCAAAAGGAGTTGTTGATGCGACATTTAACAAAGGTTCAACCTGATGGGATTCATCCATTTGCGGTAAAACTGAAGGAAGAGTCAATGAAAATGGCAAATGGTGTTGTCATGATGGTAATGACGACACATTTAGATGATGCTTTGAAGGAAACGCTGCAACAAATTAGGCAACGTTCTAAGTCTGTCATCGTTATCTACGTGCAGGCAGCAGCACGCATAACCAAGCATGAACATCGTCTGATCCAACAGCTTCAATTTAAAGGGGTTGTAGTCAATGTGGTGACGGAAGAACAATTAGTGCAACGTACAGTGGAGGTGAGTGTGTTATGA